The Gopherus flavomarginatus isolate rGopFla2 chromosome 16, rGopFla2.mat.asm, whole genome shotgun sequence genomic sequence GCTGAGGGTGCCTCTGAGCACCACCTGGATGGGCCCCGGGTCTGTGCAAATGGTGGGGCGTCCCCTCATCTGCCCCTGCCGAGGTCCCCCCTCAAAAGGCCCCCAGCCCCTCAAGTTCTTccccagagcaggggactggcctgaggagcccccccccaacacccccgTGGGAGTGGGAACAGGCCCACCAGCCAAACCCTGCTCCACCCAGCCCAGACAGGGGGGAGTTTACTGTCCcctcagccccctggctggggtctGGCCAAGGGGCAGAGGGCCGGGCGCTCTGGGgtaggggcgggggtgggggaggctgggctgatgtcagccaccccccccccccaagatgttCCCAGGGCAAGAGGGGCAggcagaggagtgaaattctggaggTTCCCAGATGGGTGTGGGGGAGGCCCAGATCCCGGTGACCTCACGCTTCccgggggccagggctgggtgggggtgtCGGCACCATACACCATGAGAAAACTACGCTCCTCTGAGGGGctcgaccacagctggggagggagccgGGGGGCTCGTAGAGGGCCCAGCCagtcccccctgccctgagtgccctGGCTTGGGAACGTCACCCTGGAAGGGTTTAggggagcccagctgtggggaCTGGATCTGCAGAGAGCCCCTGCACCGCCTGCCCAGTGCCGATGCATGGGGGGCTGCTGCCGGGACTCTGGCTGGATGGGGCCAGCGTCCCCATCTCAGCTGGGGGCCTGGTTTCCGGGGCGAGGCTGCGCCTCGCTTGGTGTCTGCCCAGCCCTGGCGCAGCAAGGCCGGGGCCCGGGTCCAAGCCCCCAGCTGCCTTTGCTATGTGACGGCACCAGCCCCAATGCCGGCGGAGAATTTCATCCGACAGCCCCACCCCTGCTAAGCCCCGGACCTCCAGAAAGCCATGGCTGGATGGGACCCAGGGaagctcccccagccccagagttgggGGAAGCCTCAGTGGGGGAGGAtccaggggctggggcttggTTAGCAGCACATCCAGGGTGCTCCCCCCCCGCCCgatgggcaggggctgtgggactTACCCCACATCGAACCAGGGGGTCTTCCCCAGCAGACACCTGGCCCATGGAGCTTGTCAATGCGGCCCTGATGAAGACttcaccccccagctcctgccctggcGGTGTGTCGGGGAAACGTTCCCTCCTGACGCCAGCCCCGAACCCTGGCAGTCCAGAGCCCCTGTTGTTGCTGCCCCTGTTCCCAGTCAGCTGCAATGGGGCCAGCCCCTAGTGAGGGCGTGGGATGCTCACCTGGGGCCGTgcacccctgctccccccagggcTGTACAACCCCACTGCATGGTGCCGTCCCCTGGAGGAGCTGAGGCCTCGGTGGCCTCCTGCAGCGTGGAGTCCCACAGGTGAACTGCGCCTTGCGCCACAAGCAGTCCCTTTGCCCTGGGCAGTGGCGcggccccctctccccacccccacccctggctcccacccttccctctctccGCTGGGGGAATGATTCGACAATGGATCATGGGGCTGAGCTGAATGGTGCATGTGAGTTTGGTGCCCTCCGGTGAGCTCGGCGAGCCAGGACACCCGATACACGGCCGCGTCTGCTGAGGCCCAGCTGTCGGGGGCCCCTTTTCCAGCACTGGGCCAAGCGCTGGACCGTAGCAATTGTTCGTCATTTGGTCCATTTCTACGCAGGTCCAATGTGGGAACAGACTCGATGCACCCATGGGAGAGGGGGGTTTGCCACGGAGCCACCTCCACCCCTCGGCTGCTGGACTTTTATCCCAGATGGCACAAGCCACCTGGAGAGTGGCCTTCACCGGAACGTCCTGCGGCGTTCAGCATGTtggccggggtctgggcagcaccggcgcgatggggccctgatcttggttggggtctgggcagtgcccggcccgacggggccttgatctcggttggggtctgggcagcagccaacgtgacagggccctgatctcggttggggtctgggcagtgcccggcgcgacggggccctgatctcgggtAGGGTCTAGGCCAggagtcggcaatctttcagaagtggtgtgccgagttttcatttattcactctaatttaaggtttcatgtgctggtcatacattttagtgtttttagaaggtctctctctctataagtctataatatataactaaactattgttgtatataaagttttcaaaatgtttaagaagcttcatttaaaattaaattaaaatgcagagccccccagaccggtggccaggacctgggcagtgtgagtgccactgaaaatcagcttgtgtgccgcctttggcacgcatgccataggttgcctacccctggtctaggcaGTGCCCGGCGTGACTGGGCCCTCATCTCggtcagggtctgggcagcacccggcacaacggggccccgaTCCTTTGGCTTCTAGCTGCTCCAGGAACAGAAATCAACAATTTCACTCCCCTGAGGaattttttgtttaattattaGTTCGTACTGGAATTTTTTTGTTGCTAGCAAACAGAGGATGGCGCTTTACAGGTACAAAACCCCACGGACGCGTATATATACTATGTACAGAGCTGCGCCGGGGCCGTACCCAGCACCGGGCCCGAGCCTGGCACCAGGCGTCAGGCTTTGGCGATTCCCCTGCCAGCCTGTCTAGCAGATCTCCTGCCCCTGGtgggcagggagcggggagcGCCCGCCTGTCGCTCAGACCAAACACAGCGAACGAGACGAcgggttttttaaaattatttttctttggttTTTCAGTTTTAAGTTAAGACTTTGCTGcgagcccctcccccgctgtgccactggaggtgggggggagaggcgGAATGAGGGTGGGGGTAAATTGCAGCAGACCCTGGCCCAGAGAAGGAGCGATAGGATGTGGGGGTCCGTGGAAGGGATACGTATGCAGTATCTGACGAGAGAAGGGCCCTGGCATGGTGGCAGCCTGGCACAGGGACGGAGGGCACTGGGCACTGCAGTCTGGTGGGGGCTGCCCCCCCATGGCCTGTCACAGCCTTCCTGGCCTTGGGGCAAGTGGGTGACAGGGCCAAGCGCCAGCCCAGGGCAGTCTCAGGGGGTTGAAGGGGCTCCAGATTCCCAGTCTGGTTGAGCAGGGATTGGCTGCGGCCACTTGGCCCTGCCCTCGAGgctcccccgccccacagcctggggatcatgcagccggctctggggtgaggcacgCAGCTGCTTATAACAggcactccctctccctcctgccctggaAAGACTTGAGGCCCCCACgaggggagtgggatgggggtgCGACATCTCCCAGGATGGACCCCTAAGGGCCTGGGGGAGCTGCCCTGCGGCTGCAGAGAGGAGCAGAGGTTCGTCCTATTCCGACAAAGCCCATAGGAGCccctggagggagggatgggtgggtggaaggatggagggagggatggacagatggatgggtggaAAGATGGAAGGCTGGACAGATAGGTGGCTGCTGAATAGCTAGGAGCATCCCATGCCCATGAGGGGCCCCTTCTCCCGGGTGTGGGGCGCTGGGCAGCCTGTCGAGGCGGGCGTCTCCTGCCCGCTGGCGCTGGGTGCCCGGGGAGGGTGCGGGGGCCGCGCAGCCGGGGGGCCTTAGGACAGGGTGTTGAGGAAGTGGTTCTCCCCAGCCAGCGAGCTCAGCATGGAGCTCATGTCTCCGACGGCCATGTTGGGGGGCCCGGGAAGGGGCAGCCGGGCGGGGCTCAGGGCCGGGGGCTCTGGGTCATCCAGGATGGCCGTGAAGTCCAGGTGTGTGTTCTCCAGGTCCAGCGAGTCCAGGCTGTTGGAGACCTGCCCCTCCGGTGCCAGATAGGGGAAGGAGTCGGGCTTGAGGGTCTCCAGGCTGGGGGCGAACGGCCTGCCGGGATCCTGGCCCCCGCAGCTGGCCGGCTGGTGCCCCTGGGCACCCTTCCCCAGCTGCATGGGGCCCTGCCCCGGGTAGAATAGCATGGCCGCCTCGGCGGGGCCCTCAGGTGGGGCGTGGAGGGGGGGGAGCCGCGGCAGCCTGTGGGGACTGGCATCGGGGGCCTcacaggaggggctgggctggcctgGGCTGCCCACGTAGCCCAGGCTGTTCTGCCTGGTCGGGGGCTTGGGCCCGCCAGGCGGGTGGGGCATCAGCTCGGGATTGAAGCACTGGCTGGCCGGGGGCTGGTTCTCAGGCGGGCCCAGGGGGTGCCCTGGCTTGAGTGGGTAGCCGGCGTACTTGGGGCTGAGGTACGGCTGGGGTGCCGGGGGATGccgcaggggctggctgtgcccAGGCATCCCGCCCAGCCCCATCATGGGGTCCCCGGCCTTCGGGGGGGGCTGCGGCTGCTCCCCCCACATCAGCGCCTGCTGGGACTGCACGTAATTCCGCACCATCAGCTCCTTGACCTGCAGCATGGGGGTCTGGGGCCGCCTGCCCGGGGGGGTCATGGCGAAGCAGGAGCCCTGCTGGGGCTCGGCCTGGTACCCGCTGCCGGGGGCGGCCGCCATGGCCCTGGGCTGGCCGAACGGAGCTGCTGGTGGCTGCTGCACATTCTGGCAGGGGGTCAGCGCCGGCGCCGGCAGCTGCTGCTCGGCTTTGATCTGCAGCTGGCTGAGCTCGCCAAATTGCTGCCCGCCGGCGAACCTGCCCGGGTGGCACAAGTCCATGTGCTTGGGCTGCGGCTCGCAGGCACCAGGAGTCGGGTACGGGTGCTGGCAATGCCGGCTGCCCAGCGGGCTGGGCACCATGGGGTTCATCTCCAGGCTCCCCGGGGCGGCCTCGTCCCAGGGCGGCAGGATGCTGGCATCGGGCGGGCGCATGCCCTCGAAGTGCTGGTTCACCTGGCACTGGGGGAGGCAGTAATTCCCCTCCAGCTCGCCGTGGGCACCAGGGCTCAGCTGCATGCCCCCCATGGTCCTGTGGGCACCGATATAGgcaccctccccctgcagctccatgccTGGCCCCTGGCACTGGAAGCCCTGCTCCGGGTAGCCCAGGTACTGCTCCATCTCCCCGGGCCCTTCCATGGCCACGCTCTCCAGGAAGACGTTCTCGCTGATGCTGGgcgggcgaggggagaagaggtgACGCTGCAGACTGGCGTCGGTGCCCCCGAGGGGCTGCAGGCCGGCCCTGCCCAGGGCCGACGCGCTCACGTTACCCATGCTCTTGAAGCGCTGCACGTTGGGCGCGGCGTGCGGCTCGGCCGCCGTCCGGGCGGGGTCACTGGCCCGCCGGGTGCCGTGCCCGGGTGCCAGGTGCGGGTGGAGGCTGTAGCTGGGGTACTCAGTGGTGCCGTGCCGCCGCAGCGAGCCATTGGCCAGGAAGGACGGCCCGGCTGGGCCCGGGTAGTCCCCGGGGAACCCCGTCCTGCCACCCAGGGCCGcccgctccatgctgggcaacgGGGTGGGCGGGGGGCCGCCCGTGGCCGCGGCGTACTTGGCTTTGAGATGGTACTGCTGGGCCGGCGTCAGGCCTGGCAGCCCCCCGCAGTGGCTGGCCTCGCTGGAGCGCCGGGAGGCGTCGGGGGAGATGGGGTCGTAGGTGTCGGCCAGGCCCAGGCTgttggggagcccccccagcccctcggTGGCCCGCGGGTAGGGCGAGGCCAGCGAGGAGCGGCGGCTGACGGTGTAGGCCGAGCTGACGGTGCTGGTGGTGCTGGCCCGGCGCTCGCTCGCTGGGGGTGCGGAGGCCAGGTCGCTGGTGGAGAGCTCCAGGACGCGGCGGTGGGAGGCCGCGGGGGGTGGGCCGCACAGGCTGGGCATCTCCCCGGGGGGGCCTGCAAAggcacagggtgggggtgggggttactgCAGGGATGGGAATGGGCCTGGCTCCCAGGGCACAGGCCCAGCGCctgaggggtggggaagaatGGGGGGGTTGGGCCAAAAGCCAAGGCAcgggggcagctggggggtgcAGGTACATGTTGGTGGCCAGGTTGGTGGCCAGTGGGTGCAGGTGCATGTTGGTGGCCAGGTTGGTGGCCAGTGGGTGCAGGTGCAGGTGCATGTTGGTGGCTGGGGGTCAGGTGTGTGGGGGTGGCTGAGGGGGGTGCAGATGGTTGAGAGTAgctgtgggggtgcaggtggCTGGGGGTATCTGGGGGGTTGCAGGTGCCTGAgggcagctgggggtgcaggtggtTGGGAGTAGCTGGGGAGGTTGCAggtggctgtggggggctggggggtgtaggtggctgggggtgtgggggggggttccGGAGCTAAACTCTTGTTCTGTAACTGAGCTGGCGTCGATCTGGCTGCAGGGTCCTTTACCCTCCCCTTGGGGTTGGCTGCCCCCCATTCTTTTTatccccagggcagtggggcggcggggggtgggggtgggggtggggctcagcCCGTGTGTCCTGGAGCTGGTCTCAGCTCAGAGACCCCTAGTGGCCCTCTGGGAGGCTGGactcacctgccccagccctgtgccctgccAGAGGCACAAGCCCCCCAAGTCCCTGTCTGGCCCCACTCACAGGAACTCCCCAAGCCTGTCCACCCAGCGCCACGCAGCCACCTCTCGGGTGGAGCACGGCAGCTGTTTATACCAAGATCCCTCCTCCAGGCccaagatgcagctgcctctggggctgCGGGCAGAGAATGTGTCCCATTGcaatggcaggggaggggacatggAGGGTTGGGGGGCAGAGCAGAAATACTGAGCTCTGAATGTGGCCGGGACCCCAAGCTGAGTGCAGCTCCGGTTTGTCTTATCTGTAAGACAGGACCTATGGGAGCAAAGCGCTCCCTGGTGCCATGCTAGGGCACTGGGACCAACGCAGCCTgatggggagagcgccccctgctgagccccccccccccgccctgctccctacagcacagcgccccctagtgccgcactgCTGCAATGGGGCCAgcgctgactgccaggggagagccccccctgctgagccccccgccctgctccctacagcacagcgccccctagtgccgcactgCGGCAATGGGGCCAgcgctgactgccaggggagagccccccctgctgagccccccgccctgctccctacagcacagcgccccctagtgccgcactgCGGCAATGGGGCCAgcgctgactgccaggggagagcgccccctgctgagccccccgccctgctccctacagcacagcgccccctagtgccgcactgCGGCAATGGGGCCAgcgctgactgccaggggagagcgccccctgctgagccccccgccctgctccctacagcacagcgccccctagtgccgcactgCGGCAATGGGGCCAgcgctgactgccaggggagagcgccccctgctgagccccccaccctgctacctgcagcacagcgccccctagtgctgcactGCGGCAATGGGGCCAgcgctgactgccaggggagagcgccccctgctgagccccccgccctgctccctacagcacagcgccccctagtgccgcactgCGGCAATGGGGCCAgcgctgactgccaggggagagcgccccctgctgagccccctgccctgctccctacagCACAGTGCGCCCTAGTGCCGCACTGTGGCAatggggccagccctgactgccaggggagagcacccccgcGTTGAGCCCCCGATCCGCTCCCGGCACCCCCTTCCTGCCCAGGGTGGTTTCCCGCCCCAGCCCTcgctggcctggccctgcccggCCGAGGGCTCACCGGTGCCAGGGATGGCCGGCAGCTGCAGGCCCTTGCTGGGCGGGGGCTTCCGCAGCTGCTTGTACTTGTCGATGCGGAGGTTCTCCAGGCGGCGCAGGGCCGAGAGCCCCGAGGCACCCATGGGCTCCCCCGGTGGGGGGTCCTCCAGCGTGGACAGGTCCTCGAAGCTGCCGCCCGGGTTGGCATTCATCTCCACCCCGCTGTCGTTGTTGTTGGCGCTGCCGAGGGGCGAGCGTTCGCTGCTGCAGGACGACTGCTCGCCGGGACTGGGCTGGGGCTTCTGGGGAGACAGGGACCGGGGGGGAGGTACCGGCCCCTCATTAGCCACAGCCTCTGGGGCACGCCCTGACCGCACGCCAACCCCCCGCAGCTCAGGCAGTGAGGAATTCCCTCCCCTCGCAGCCCAGAATCCACCCCCCCCCATGGCAGGGCCTTGTCCTGTAGCAtggcagcccggagccccctgtgCCCAgtttgcccccctgccccaccccactccgTACCAAGGTGGCCTCAGGCACCATCAGCTTCCCCTCGTCCTTCCTGCCCTCGCCGGGGCAGcctccctccttctcctgctTCATGTCTGCGGGGCCCCCCAGGGCAGCCAGTGCCCGGCTCAGCACCATGTCGCCCCGGTGCTTCTTGGTGACGTGGGCATCGGGGCCGTGCACCGTCTTGACGTGCTTGCGCAGGGAGCTGGGGTCCGTGTAGCGTTTGGTGCAGCCGGGGATCTTGCAGACGTACGGCTTCTGCATGGGTGGGGGCGAGATGGAGGGGTTAGCTCAGCCCGGGAGACAGCCCCATGGGCACCTCTGGGCGTGGAGAGCTGCCCGCTGGGGAAGGACCAACTCAGATTCCGTGTGGTTCTAAAACCGGGGGTGCCAGCCCCAGGGAGGGCCGGGCACTGACACGGGGAGGGAGCCGTACTGGGGGGCATGGAACGTGCCCTGTTGGGAACAGAGGCAGTGCCAGACCCagggtccagctagcccaggttTCTGACTGTGCCGGGGGGGactgtgggcagcagcagctggggatcaATCCCCCTGAAGTGTGAGGCTGGCTTGAGCCGCGTGGCACTGGGGGGCAAATCCCGGAACAGCTGGGGGGGTCTTGCTCCAGAGCGGGAGCTCGTGGGGCAGGGACGGGTCTTTGCTCAGGTACCAGCCTCTGCTGGACTAgggcctgggagtggctggctcattacacaAGCAGCTTTGCGTCTCCTGGAATCGACACCTCCCATCTGTTATTGTCGAGTGTCagaggggagccgtgttagtccggatctgGGAAAAGCgactgagtcctgtggcaccttaacagaagtattggagcaggagctttcatgcgtctgacgaaggggggattcacccacgaaagcttatgcccaaatcaatctgttagtcttcaaggtgccacccgactcctagttgcattgtgagctccctgaaGAAAAcatcacccatagccaagagtgagcAGCTCCTATTGTccagcctaaagaaaaccctccagtcctcagtttccccataaacAAATCTCCTGTTCTCCCTTCaaccattgtattttctctacaaacccccccacctctgcccaagTCAGGGTTCTGATGCCTGGACCCAAAcgctgcatcagttccactgggctccatcgggctgggggctctgcctggctcccgcactcacctgggaaccccgaccaggtcaagcctcatggagtgggtgagcttccccctccccccgtttcCTTTTGTACTGCGGGTATGAACCATGGAACTGTCCTATGGCTCCTTTGTGTGGGTATCACTAGTGTCACTTTTACGGTTacgctggttgcttctctctcgcTGAACTTTccccttttgtgtttttagcttccctgTTCACGCTGCAGCAACGCTCCTGTTACCTAAGCTAAGGATCCCTGCAGCATCCCGAATACCggggggtttgctcatcaagtgggttactatagtacagagtgtgtgtgtgtgtgtgtacaaccCCCCCCAGAGTAACCCTAATCAATGAGCGTACCCCCAAGTAAGGGGCACATCTGGTAACGGGAGGGGGGTGTCGTAGCTCCTTGGCagggggcagatgtgggggtgcaTCTTGTTGGCATGGGGGAAACAGGCTGTACCATGAtggattgggggcgggggggagtgtACCTTGTTGCAGTGGGGGCAGTGGGCTGTACCATTTCAGATGGGGGCTGTACCTCATTGGAGTGGGGAGAGTGGGCCGTACCACGTCAGGTGGCAGGGTGTAACTCCTTGGAGTGGGGGGAATGGGCCATTCCATGTCGGGTGAGGGGTGTACCTCGTTGGAGGGGGGGAGCAGGCTGTACCATGTCGGGTGGGGGGTGTACCTCATTGAAGTGGGGGGAGCAGGCTGTACCATGTCAGGTGGGGGGTGTACCTCATTGGAGTGGGGGGAGCAGGCTGTACCATGTCGGGTGAGGGGTGTACctttgtagcccacgaaagcttatgctcaaataaatgtgttagtctctaaggtgccacaagtactcctgttcttttcgcagatacagactaacaccccGTACCATGTCGAGTTGGGGGCGTACCTCATTGGAGTGGGGTGAGCGGGCCGTACCATGTCAGGTGGGGGAGTGTACCTCACTGGAGTGGGGAGACCAGGCTGTACCATGTCAGGTGGGGGGCGTACCTCGTTGGAGTGGGGGGAGCGGGCTGTACCATGTCAGGTGGGGGGGCATACCTCATTGGAGTGGGGGGAGCGGGCCGTACCATGTTGGGGGGGCGTACCTCATTGGAATGGGGGAAGCGGGCCGTACCATGGGGGGCATACCTCGTTGGAGTGGGGGCAGTAGGCCGTACCATGTCGGGTGGGGGGGCGTACCTCGTTGGAATGGGGGAAGCGGGCCGTACCATGGGGGGGCGTACCTCGTTGGAGTGGGGGCAGTAGGCCGTACCATGTCGGGTGGGGGGGCGTACCTCGTTGGAGTGGGGGGAGCGGGCTGTACCATGTCGAGTGGGGGGCGTACCTCGTTGGAATGAGTGCGGTTCTGGTGCTTGGCGCGGTCCGAGGCGTTGGAGAAGGCCTTGTTGCAGCCCTCGTGCTCGCAGACGTACGGCTTCTCGCCCGTGTGCGACCGCAGGTGGGTCTTGAGGTTCTCCAGGCGTGAGTAGGCCTTGTGACAGCCCTCGAACTGCGCAGAGAGCTGTGAGAGAGacaccaccccctgctgccccgcggggcacccacagcccccccccggaCATACACGCCGACCCCCCCCCACTCTgacacccccccccgcacccagAGCACAGTCGCAGATCCCCCCCAGGATCAGCACCCAGAGCCCGACACCTGGGGGAGGAGAGTCCCACCCCCGCCCGGCTGGCGTGTCTGGCCTGCGCCCGGCTCACACTCACCGTGCACTTGTGAGGCTTCTCGCCCGTGTGCCGCCGCATGTGCACCACCAGCATGTACTGGGCCTTGAAGGGCCGCTGCTCCCGTGAGCACTCCAGCCAGTGGCACACAAACTCCTTCTTCTCCCCGTGGATGTGCTCGTTGTTAATGTGCtgcgggggcagagcagggtgtgGGTTGggggggcacccagccagcagcccccAGCTTCCGGGGCTGGTTCAGGGGCACAGTGGTGataggcagggggctgcgggtcgggagtgaggggcaccggcagagctgggggtggggagcccagggctgggctagcaggggctgcgggtcgggagtgaggggcaccggcagcgctGGGGAttgtgaggagcccagggctgggccagcaggggctgcaggtcgggggtgaggggcaccagcagcactggggattgtggggagcccagggctgggccagcaggggctgcgggtcgggagtgaggggcaccggcagagctcggggtggggagcccagggctgggccagcaggggctgcaggtcgggggtgaggggcaccagcagcactggggattgtggggagcccagggctgggccagcaggggctgcaggtcggggttGATCCTGCGATGGGCTCGGGGGTGTCCGAGCCGGCGTCCCCGACTCACGTGCACCAGCTGCTCCTGGGTGTCGAA encodes the following:
- the GLI1 gene encoding zinc finger protein GLI1, with amino-acid sequence MFNPRNPPRGGYMEHCYLRPRHVPGPGLADGLNDFPVCQQASLMGSHHGYGLAPGNEHAGNATGSRLSTPRSAAKLTKKRALSISPLSDASIDLQTVIRTSPNSLVAFINSRCASASGSYGHLSVGTISPSLGFQSPMAHPKGQGAAFGPPMPHCGSHEHLPGRPGFLHHPPPRGTPKHCQMKSEPSLGDALGIKGLEERSEGDVSSPASMGTQDPLLGMLEPREELEKEDGKQEAEAVYETNCHWEGCSKEFDTQEQLVHHINNEHIHGEKKEFVCHWLECSREQRPFKAQYMLVVHMRRHTGEKPHKCTFEGCHKAYSRLENLKTHLRSHTGEKPYVCEHEGCNKAFSNASDRAKHQNRTHSNEKPYVCKIPGCTKRYTDPSSLRKHVKTVHGPDAHVTKKHRGDMVLSRALAALGGPADMKQEKEGGCPGEGRKDEGKLMVPEATLKPQPSPGEQSSCSSERSPLGSANNNDSGVEMNANPGGSFEDLSTLEDPPPGEPMGASGLSALRRLENLRIDKYKQLRKPPPSKGLQLPAIPGTGPPGEMPSLCGPPPAASHRRVLELSTSDLASAPPASERRASTTSTVSSAYTVSRRSSLASPYPRATEGLGGLPNSLGLADTYDPISPDASRRSSEASHCGGLPGLTPAQQYHLKAKYAAATGGPPPTPLPSMERAALGGRTGFPGDYPGPAGPSFLANGSLRRHGTTEYPSYSLHPHLAPGHGTRRASDPARTAAEPHAAPNVQRFKSMGNVSASALGRAGLQPLGGTDASLQRHLFSPRPPSISENVFLESVAMEGPGEMEQYLGYPEQGFQCQGPGMELQGEGAYIGAHRTMGGMQLSPGAHGELEGNYCLPQCQVNQHFEGMRPPDASILPPWDEAAPGSLEMNPMVPSPLGSRHCQHPYPTPGACEPQPKHMDLCHPGRFAGGQQFGELSQLQIKAEQQLPAPALTPCQNVQQPPAAPFGQPRAMAAAPGSGYQAEPQQGSCFAMTPPGRRPQTPMLQVKELMVRNYVQSQQALMWGEQPQPPPKAGDPMMGLGGMPGHSQPLRHPPAPQPYLSPKYAGYPLKPGHPLGPPENQPPASQCFNPELMPHPPGGPKPPTRQNSLGYVGSPGQPSPSCEAPDASPHRLPRLPPLHAPPEGPAEAAMLFYPGQGPMQLGKGAQGHQPASCGGQDPGRPFAPSLETLKPDSFPYLAPEGQVSNSLDSLDLENTHLDFTAILDDPEPPALSPARLPLPGPPNMAVGDMSSMLSSLAGENHFLNTLS